A genomic region of Streptomyces rimosus contains the following coding sequences:
- a CDS encoding alpha/beta fold hydrolase: MTHPSIPGFTEHRVPVDDGVTLNAAVGGTGSPVVLLHGFPQTHVMWRHVASDLAADHTVICPDLRGYGASDKPAESGPEVYAKRTMARDIVRLAAALGHDRFTLAGHDRGALVAFRTAMDHPETVSHALFLDILPTLDMWDALHGVSAAVGFHLYLMAQPPGLPERMIQASADTFFAHFLDAWTSTPDAIPADVRAHYLAASAAAVPSIVADYRASAGIDVDHDTADRDAGNRLTMPVTVLQQDWGAALGYHAQGLWSAWAEDLRHRTVSCGHFMAEEDPRLIASEIRALVGR; encoded by the coding sequence GTGACACACCCGAGCATCCCCGGATTCACCGAGCACCGCGTGCCGGTCGACGACGGCGTCACGCTGAACGCCGCCGTCGGCGGCACCGGCAGCCCGGTCGTGCTGCTGCACGGATTCCCGCAGACCCATGTGATGTGGCGGCATGTCGCGTCCGACCTCGCCGCCGACCACACCGTCATCTGCCCCGACCTGCGCGGCTACGGTGCCAGCGACAAGCCGGCCGAGAGCGGCCCTGAGGTCTACGCCAAGCGGACCATGGCCCGGGACATCGTCCGGCTCGCCGCCGCGCTGGGACACGACCGCTTCACGCTGGCCGGTCATGACCGCGGCGCCCTGGTCGCCTTCCGTACCGCGATGGACCACCCGGAGACCGTCTCCCACGCGCTCTTCCTCGACATCCTGCCGACCCTGGACATGTGGGACGCCCTGCACGGCGTGTCCGCCGCGGTCGGCTTCCACCTCTACCTGATGGCCCAGCCGCCGGGCCTGCCGGAACGGATGATCCAGGCGTCCGCCGACACCTTCTTCGCCCACTTCCTCGACGCCTGGACCAGCACCCCGGACGCGATCCCAGCCGACGTACGCGCCCACTACCTCGCCGCGTCCGCCGCGGCCGTGCCCTCCATCGTCGCCGACTACCGCGCCTCCGCCGGGATCGACGTGGACCACGACACCGCCGACCGGGACGCGGGCAACCGGCTGACCATGCCGGTCACCGTCCTCCAGCAGGACTGGGGCGCGGCCCTCGGCTACCACGCCCAGGGCCTGTGGAGCGCCTGGGCCGAGGACCTGCGGCACCGTACGGTCTCGTGCGGTCACTTCATGGCGGAGGAGGACCCTCGGCTGATCGCCTCTGAGATCCGGGCTCTCGTGGGCCGCTGA
- a CDS encoding glycosyltransferase family 2 protein, translating into MKNALLKTVDTIGCTVIGLSAGYLALAMGAGLLELRRQRAKLRSQGDTSYGRPHLGRRDPYHLYVLVPCLNEESVIGTTVGGLLGPRTTVVVVDDGSDDTTRAAAGQAGAAAHAAGQQGEVTVLRREPPHARQGKGEALNHAIRVVRERVAARGQDPAQTVVCVMDADGRLSDRALSHVMPLFDDPRVGGVQLGVRIRNRRSNFLTWFQDYQFWAMAAVTQFGRNLTKTVSLGGNGQFTRLSALDSLGERPWSQSLTEDLDLAISLAVRGRRLRTTAHASVDQQGVSDLRRLIRQRTRWYQGHMTAIGRMGEIWRAPRMGHLAALEMFAYLLVPWVLDLPWSLLFQYCLYWFLRSPDVLVLRGRPAAAVNGTRLRLPLNLLAWYLLAFAPALATSWTYLRRDKNVGLPRALLLGHSFVVMNYMSFLCAWRALFRMLRGQTGWTKTTREAEGVGVAAGGVPSAA; encoded by the coding sequence GTGAAAAACGCCCTGCTCAAGACCGTTGACACCATCGGCTGCACCGTCATCGGACTGTCCGCCGGCTACCTCGCCCTGGCCATGGGCGCGGGCCTGCTCGAACTGCGCCGCCAGAGAGCGAAGTTACGGTCCCAGGGCGACACCTCCTACGGCCGCCCGCACCTCGGCCGCCGCGACCCCTACCACCTCTACGTCCTCGTTCCCTGCCTCAACGAGGAGTCGGTGATCGGCACGACGGTCGGCGGCCTCCTGGGCCCGCGCACCACCGTCGTGGTCGTCGACGACGGCTCGGACGACACCACGAGGGCGGCCGCCGGGCAGGCGGGCGCGGCGGCCCACGCGGCCGGACAGCAGGGGGAGGTGACCGTGCTCCGGCGGGAGCCGCCCCATGCCCGGCAGGGCAAGGGCGAAGCCCTCAACCACGCCATCCGCGTGGTGCGCGAGCGCGTCGCGGCACGCGGGCAGGACCCCGCACAGACCGTGGTGTGCGTGATGGACGCCGACGGCCGCCTCTCCGACCGGGCACTGTCCCACGTCATGCCGCTCTTCGACGACCCACGCGTCGGCGGGGTCCAGCTCGGCGTCCGGATACGCAACCGCCGCTCCAACTTCCTGACCTGGTTCCAGGACTACCAGTTCTGGGCGATGGCCGCCGTCACCCAGTTCGGCCGCAACCTCACCAAGACCGTCAGCCTCGGCGGCAACGGCCAGTTCACCCGCCTCTCCGCCCTCGACAGCCTCGGCGAACGCCCCTGGTCCCAGTCCCTCACCGAAGACCTCGACCTGGCCATCAGCCTCGCCGTGCGCGGCCGGCGGCTGCGCACCACCGCCCACGCATCCGTCGACCAGCAGGGCGTCAGCGACCTGCGCCGCCTCATCCGCCAGCGCACCCGCTGGTACCAGGGCCACATGACCGCGATCGGGCGCATGGGCGAGATCTGGCGCGCCCCGCGCATGGGGCACCTGGCGGCCCTGGAGATGTTCGCGTACCTGCTGGTGCCCTGGGTCCTCGACCTGCCCTGGTCCCTGCTCTTCCAGTACTGCCTGTACTGGTTCCTCCGCAGCCCCGACGTGCTGGTCCTGCGGGGCAGACCGGCCGCCGCCGTCAACGGCACCCGGCTGCGCCTGCCCCTCAACCTCCTCGCCTGGTACCTGCTGGCCTTCGCCCCCGCCCTGGCCACCTCCTGGACCTACCTGCGCCGCGACAAGAACGTCGGCCTGCCCCGCGCCCTGCTCCTGGGCCACTCCTTCGTCGTCATGAACTACATGTCGTTCCTCTGCGCCTGGCGGGCCCTGTTCCGCATGCTGCGCGGACAGACGGGCTGGACCAAGACGACCCGCGAGGCGGAGGGGGTGGGGGTGGCTGCCGGAGGTGTGCCGTCGGCGGCCTGA
- a CDS encoding AfsR/SARP family transcriptional regulator, with the protein MGVEFGLLGPVAAWDSDGTPLPLGAPRHREVLGRLLIARNRVVPVGRLVDDLWPDGPPAGAVGAVRTFVAALRRALEPGRPPRQPSRLLVTDGPGYVLRAGRDAVDAWRFEDTAARAAGAPPHAAVALWDEALARWRGPVLADFPAAAWAAAEQARLEALRLDAVERRADSLLATGAARDAVADLRAHVAAHPGREDGWVLLATALDRSGRHGEALETLRHARTALTSAYGSGAGAALARAETRIRSGTTDYAAEPGGVADGVWGRAAAAWDRSVPARSRARLHATAGLLRDLAVTGADGLEEAREHRRELVAAAETTGDAELAAGIIGSYDVPAVWTRADDPGNAGELVRAAARAAARLGPDGPPALRARLLSVIAVESRGDAAADAPLPRAAGAPAAEPWRLRAERAAEEAVRLARRLADPALLAFALNGAFMQSFATCGSAARRDALGTELTRLAIGHHLPGHEVLARLIRLQALAGLGDLAAADAEAEEIDRLAHRNERPLAAVFTSWYRALRTCETDGWPAARPQYAKVLADTANCGMPGLTRGAAALVALVPVMRGNALPDPDDFTGLDTGPYQPWLAPMLLAASGATERARHALTTVPRPPHDLLQEALWCVLARTAAAVGHEGVLRRARDELACAKGELIGSGSGLISFGPVARHLEAVEGALGAGGPS; encoded by the coding sequence GTGGGCGTGGAGTTCGGACTGCTGGGACCGGTCGCCGCCTGGGACTCCGACGGCACGCCCCTCCCGCTCGGCGCGCCCCGCCACCGGGAGGTGCTCGGCCGGCTGCTGATCGCCCGCAACCGGGTGGTCCCGGTCGGCCGGCTCGTGGACGACCTGTGGCCGGACGGCCCGCCGGCCGGTGCGGTCGGCGCGGTCCGCACCTTCGTAGCGGCGCTGCGCCGCGCCCTGGAGCCCGGGCGCCCGCCCCGGCAGCCGTCGCGGCTGCTGGTCACCGACGGCCCCGGCTACGTCCTGCGCGCCGGGCGCGACGCGGTGGACGCCTGGCGGTTCGAGGACACGGCCGCGCGGGCCGCCGGGGCGCCGCCGCACGCGGCGGTCGCCCTCTGGGACGAGGCGCTCGCCCGGTGGCGCGGGCCGGTCCTGGCCGACTTCCCCGCCGCCGCGTGGGCCGCCGCCGAACAGGCCCGGCTGGAGGCGCTCCGTCTCGACGCGGTCGAGCGCCGCGCCGACTCCCTGCTGGCCACCGGCGCCGCCCGGGACGCCGTCGCCGATCTGCGGGCCCATGTCGCCGCGCACCCGGGGCGGGAGGACGGCTGGGTGCTGCTGGCGACCGCGCTGGACCGGTCCGGCCGGCACGGCGAGGCCCTGGAGACGCTGCGGCATGCCCGTACGGCCCTCACCAGCGCGTACGGCTCCGGGGCCGGGGCCGCCCTGGCACGCGCCGAGACCCGCATCCGCAGCGGCACCACCGATTACGCTGCCGAGCCGGGCGGGGTGGCGGACGGCGTCTGGGGCCGGGCCGCCGCCGCGTGGGACCGCTCGGTGCCCGCCCGGTCCCGGGCCCGGCTGCACGCCACCGCCGGTCTGCTGCGCGACCTCGCGGTGACCGGCGCCGACGGCCTGGAGGAGGCGCGCGAGCACCGGCGGGAACTGGTCGCGGCGGCCGAGACGACCGGGGACGCCGAGCTGGCCGCCGGGATCATCGGCTCGTACGACGTCCCGGCGGTCTGGACCCGCGCCGACGACCCCGGGAACGCGGGCGAACTCGTCCGGGCCGCCGCCCGCGCCGCCGCCCGGCTCGGCCCCGACGGCCCGCCCGCGCTGCGGGCCCGGCTGCTGTCGGTCATCGCCGTCGAGTCACGCGGCGACGCGGCCGCCGACGCGCCGCTCCCCCGGGCGGCCGGCGCCCCCGCCGCCGAACCGTGGCGGCTGCGCGCCGAACGCGCCGCCGAGGAGGCCGTACGCCTCGCCCGCCGCCTCGCGGACCCCGCGCTGCTCGCGTTCGCCCTCAACGGCGCCTTCATGCAGTCCTTCGCCACCTGCGGATCGGCCGCCCGCCGCGACGCACTCGGCACCGAACTGACCCGGCTGGCCATCGGCCACCACCTTCCCGGCCACGAGGTCCTGGCCCGCCTCATCCGCCTCCAGGCCCTCGCCGGCCTCGGCGACCTCGCGGCGGCGGACGCGGAGGCCGAGGAGATCGACCGGCTGGCGCACCGCAACGAACGGCCGCTCGCCGCGGTGTTCACCTCCTGGTACCGGGCCCTGCGCACCTGCGAGACCGACGGCTGGCCGGCGGCCCGCCCCCAGTACGCGAAGGTCCTCGCGGACACCGCGAACTGCGGCATGCCCGGACTCACCCGGGGAGCGGCCGCCCTCGTCGCGCTCGTCCCCGTCATGCGGGGCAACGCCCTGCCCGACCCGGACGACTTCACCGGCCTCGACACCGGCCCGTACCAGCCGTGGCTGGCCCCGATGCTGCTGGCCGCCTCCGGCGCCACGGAACGGGCCCGGCACGCACTCACCACCGTTCCCCGCCCGCCCCACGACCTCCTGCAAGAGGCACTCTGGTGCGTACTGGCCCGCACGGCCGCCGCCGTGGGACACGAAGGGGTCCTGCGACGCGCCCGCGACGAACTCGCCTGCGCCAAGGGGGAGTTGATCGGCTCCGGGAGCGGACTGATCTCCTTCGGTCCGGTCGCACGCCATCTGGAGGCCGTTGAGGGGGCCCTCGGTGCGGGCGGTCCGTCCTGA
- a CDS encoding NHL repeat-containing protein produces the protein MTTASSAGTGPQPAGLLDGSIATVAGNGVAGFISDGGHGALTRVYYPQGVTVDKNGNLFIADRYNHRIRKVTPNGTITTVAGDGNAGYISDGGPALATRLHYPADVAVDDAGNLYIADTNNHRIRKVTPNGIITTVAGNGEAGYISDGGPAIATRLHYPHALTVDRSGNLYIADHNNHRIRKVTPNGIITTVAGNGEAGYISDGGPAIATRLYYPMGLVVDAEGSLYIADRYNHRVRKVTPNGLITTVAGNGTAGYVSDGGPALGTRLHYPWGLALDEAGSLYIGDGHNHRIRKVTSDGIITTVAGNGTAGYVDDGGPAAGTRLYYPYGIALDRGGNLYIADCNNHRVRGVTAVAQMTPPPPPTADLYGEVISPYRVQRDQEFDLGARIRNRGPNPADGQYVTVVLNLADGLVGGPGTSGRRLTRTFSGQQLLPQQGTLDGTFRVSAPASTPPGTYLSTLEIQYGGDLNLKDNAYTLPVTIVVPDPVADETALTVLQDTVPQVAPGQRTSFNLRYTSPTGQPVNPGTIVQRFTAPTGFVFTGQPTYAYYETIHGVISGNLSHRILDDGRTLLITANPHVNTSTSDTGSVIYTIPLEARTDAVPGRYDNGSASIGRRTPVQLSGVISGTAQDETALRVVQESVPAAAPGQHTTFNLELRSLGNQPVNPGTVGQRITAPTGFAFTGSASYGYYFVTPYVTGNLDAQLEDGGKTLVISSNPHLNTGTTDKTALIYTLGIRALPSATPGTQSDDGRAVIGRLAPVPLSARVL, from the coding sequence ATGACCACCGCATCCAGCGCAGGAACCGGCCCGCAGCCCGCAGGCCTGCTCGACGGCTCGATAGCCACCGTCGCGGGCAACGGCGTGGCCGGATTCATCTCCGACGGCGGGCACGGCGCGCTGACCCGGGTCTATTACCCCCAAGGGGTGACCGTCGACAAGAACGGCAACCTCTTCATCGCCGACCGGTACAACCACCGCATCCGCAAGGTCACCCCGAACGGCACCATCACCACCGTCGCGGGGGACGGCAACGCCGGATACATCTCCGACGGCGGCCCCGCGCTCGCCACCCGGCTCCACTACCCCGCGGACGTGGCCGTGGACGACGCGGGCAACCTCTACATCGCGGACACCAACAACCACCGCATCCGCAAGGTCACCCCGAACGGCATCATCACCACCGTCGCGGGCAACGGCGAGGCCGGGTACATCTCCGACGGCGGACCCGCCATCGCCACCCGGCTCCACTATCCGCACGCGCTGACCGTCGACCGCTCGGGCAACCTCTACATCGCGGACCACAACAACCACCGCATCCGCAAGGTCACTCCCAACGGCATCATCACCACCGTCGCGGGCAATGGCGAGGCCGGGTACATCTCCGACGGCGGACCCGCCATCGCCACCCGGCTCTACTACCCCATGGGGCTGGTGGTGGACGCCGAAGGCAGTCTGTACATCGCCGACCGCTACAACCACCGCGTGCGCAAGGTGACCCCCAACGGGCTGATCACCACCGTCGCGGGCAACGGCACCGCCGGATACGTCTCCGACGGCGGGCCCGCCCTCGGCACCCGGCTCCACTACCCGTGGGGCCTGGCGCTGGACGAGGCCGGGAGCCTGTACATCGGCGACGGGCACAACCACCGTATCCGCAAGGTCACGTCGGACGGCATCATCACCACCGTGGCGGGCAACGGCACTGCCGGGTACGTGGACGACGGCGGCCCCGCCGCCGGCACCCGGCTCTACTACCCCTACGGCATCGCGCTGGACCGGGGCGGCAACCTGTACATCGCCGACTGCAACAACCACCGCGTGCGCGGCGTGACGGCCGTGGCGCAGATGACGCCGCCGCCCCCGCCGACCGCCGACCTGTACGGCGAGGTCATCAGCCCCTACCGGGTACAGCGCGACCAGGAATTCGACCTCGGCGCGCGGATCCGCAACCGCGGCCCCAACCCGGCCGACGGGCAGTACGTCACCGTCGTACTGAACCTGGCCGACGGCCTCGTCGGCGGACCCGGCACCAGCGGCCGGCGGCTCACCCGCACCTTCTCCGGACAGCAGCTGCTGCCCCAGCAGGGCACGCTGGACGGCACGTTCCGGGTCAGCGCTCCGGCAAGCACTCCGCCCGGCACCTACCTTTCCACGCTGGAGATCCAGTACGGCGGCGACCTCAACCTGAAGGACAACGCGTACACCCTGCCCGTCACGATCGTGGTGCCCGACCCCGTGGCGGACGAGACGGCCCTGACGGTCCTCCAGGACACCGTCCCGCAGGTCGCGCCGGGCCAGCGCACCTCCTTCAACCTGCGCTACACCTCGCCCACCGGACAGCCGGTCAACCCGGGCACGATCGTCCAGCGCTTCACCGCACCGACCGGGTTCGTCTTCACCGGCCAGCCGACCTACGCGTACTACGAGACCATCCACGGCGTCATCTCCGGAAACCTGAGCCACCGCATCCTGGACGACGGGCGAACGCTGCTCATCACCGCCAACCCGCACGTCAACACCAGCACCAGCGACACCGGTTCGGTGATCTACACCATTCCGCTGGAGGCCCGCACCGACGCCGTGCCGGGACGGTACGACAACGGCTCGGCGAGCATCGGCCGGCGCACCCCGGTCCAGCTCTCCGGCGTCATCTCGGGCACCGCGCAGGACGAGACGGCGCTGCGCGTGGTGCAGGAATCGGTGCCCGCCGCCGCGCCGGGCCAGCACACCACGTTCAACCTGGAGCTGCGGTCGCTGGGCAACCAGCCGGTCAACCCCGGCACCGTCGGGCAGCGCATCACCGCCCCCACCGGCTTCGCCTTCACCGGCAGCGCCTCCTACGGCTACTACTTCGTGACGCCGTACGTGACCGGGAACCTCGACGCCCAGCTGGAGGACGGCGGCAAGACCCTCGTCATCTCCTCCAACCCGCACCTGAACACGGGGACCACCGACAAGACGGCGCTGATCTACACCCTCGGCATCCGCGCCCTGCCCAGCGCGACCCCCGGTACGCAGTCCGACGACGGCCGGGCCGTCATCGGCCGCCTCGCGCCCGTACCGCTGTCCGCCCGCGTGCTCTGA
- the wecB gene encoding non-hydrolyzing UDP-N-acetylglucosamine 2-epimerase has protein sequence MSGRQRIAIVVGTRPEAVKLAPVVRELQRTRWAEPAVLTTGQHGTVVRNTLACFGLRAEAALDPPAGTGGTAAAGPVTELTAGLLSGLGSRLSAPDVRAVLVQGDTSSALAGAMAAFFAKIPVVHVEAGLRSGDARSPFPEEAHRRMIAELSDLHLAPTHAARRNLLAQGVAADRIVVTGNTVIDAVVAASRGPRHRAVPELRGLEQNSAPLVVVTAHRRENWGEPIRRVGRAVAALSRQYPDVTFVVAAHMNPAVRTAIEESLRGRPNVHLPGPIPYDAFARLLSRSVLAITDSGGIQEETAAFGLPILVTRDNTERTEGIDSGLARLVGTDETEIVAAAEKEFAREGVLDAGKPNRAFPRPNPYGDGRAARRCAAACGWLLGLAPRPPDITGQETR, from the coding sequence TTGAGCGGCCGGCAGCGCATCGCCATTGTCGTGGGCACGCGCCCGGAAGCCGTCAAACTCGCCCCGGTCGTACGGGAATTACAGCGCACCCGCTGGGCCGAGCCGGCCGTGCTCACCACCGGCCAGCACGGCACGGTGGTACGGAACACCCTCGCCTGCTTCGGACTGCGCGCCGAAGCCGCACTGGACCCTCCCGCCGGTACGGGCGGCACGGCCGCCGCGGGGCCGGTCACCGAGCTGACGGCCGGTCTGCTCAGCGGGCTCGGCAGCCGGCTGAGCGCACCCGACGTACGCGCGGTGCTCGTCCAGGGAGACACCTCGTCCGCGCTGGCCGGGGCGATGGCCGCGTTCTTCGCCAAGATCCCCGTCGTGCACGTGGAGGCCGGGCTGCGCTCCGGCGACGCGCGCAGTCCGTTCCCCGAGGAGGCCCACCGCCGGATGATCGCCGAGCTGAGCGATCTCCATCTGGCGCCCACCCATGCCGCCCGCCGCAACCTGCTCGCCCAGGGGGTGGCGGCCGACCGGATCGTGGTGACCGGGAACACCGTGATCGACGCCGTCGTCGCCGCGAGCCGCGGCCCGCGCCACCGCGCCGTACCCGAACTCCGCGGACTCGAACAGAATTCCGCTCCGCTGGTCGTCGTGACCGCACACCGGCGGGAGAACTGGGGCGAGCCGATCCGGCGGGTGGGCCGGGCGGTGGCGGCACTGAGCCGTCAATACCCCGATGTGACGTTCGTCGTCGCCGCGCATATGAATCCCGCGGTCCGTACCGCGATCGAGGAATCGCTGCGGGGCCGGCCGAATGTCCATCTGCCGGGCCCGATTCCGTATGACGCCTTCGCCCGTCTGCTGTCCCGGTCCGTTCTGGCCATCACCGATTCCGGCGGAATTCAGGAGGAGACGGCGGCCTTCGGACTGCCGATTCTGGTGACCCGGGACAACACCGAGCGGACCGAAGGGATCGATTCCGGTCTGGCCCGGCTCGTCGGTACGGACGAGACGGAGATCGTGGCGGCGGCCGAAAAGGAATTCGCCCGCGAAGGCGTGCTGGACGCCGGGAAGCCGAACCGGGCGTTCCCCCGGCCCAATCCGTACGGCGACGGACGGGCCGCCCGGCGCTGCGCCGCCGCCTGCGGCTGGCTGCTGGGCCTGGCCCCCAGGCCGCCCGACATCACCGGTCAGGAGACGCGATGA